From one Diachasmimorpha longicaudata isolate KC_UGA_2023 chromosome 8, iyDiaLong2, whole genome shotgun sequence genomic stretch:
- the LOC135165573 gene encoding probable ribosome biogenesis protein RLP24 isoform X2, whose translation MLLQIFKFCRSKCHAAFKKKKNPRKTKWTKAYRKTVGKELAVDPAFEFEKRRNIPVKYNRELWSKTVEAMKKVEGIRQKRSNTHIMQRLRKGRVLEQEKDVKEVERNLSLIRSPAAGLKERKKMEEAAQDDEKMEESDEEMEAEEIAIEN comes from the exons ATGTTGTTGCAG ATATTCAAATTCTGCAGATCAAAGTGTCATGCAGCGttcaagaagaagaagaaccCAAGAAAGACCAAATGGACAAAAGCATACAGAAAAACCGTCGGCAAAGAATTGGCAGTGGATCCCGCTTTCGAGTTCGAGAAACGTAGAAATATTCCAGTTAAATACAACCGAGAGTTGTGGAGCAAGACGGTAGAGGCCATGAAGAAGGTCGAGGGCATAAGGCAGAAGCGATCCAACACTCATATCATGCAGAGATTGAGGAAGGGTCGTGTGCTGGAGCAGGAGAAGGACGTCAAGGAGGTGGAGAGAAATCTTTCTCTCATCAGATCACCAGCTGCTGGCTTGAAGGAGAGGAAGAAGATGGAGGAGGCAGCCCAGGATGACGAGAAGATGGAGGAGTCCGATGAGGAAATGGAGGCGGAGGAAATTGCCattgagaattaa
- the LOC135165569 gene encoding protein sidekick-2-like, whose product MFYQCIVLVVLITVMEIETQCSPEGTCSCIDVETAVIMRNRCDCSRRCAVKTPELSTTPPPLQRKPPDAPIDLRVTDVTSTSVDLSFTPGFDGNSPIQCYTVQYTALGCIDFPTSVYKTRRFVLDHSNVIHLDGLEPNVEYIFQVFATNGIGSSDSSPSLREKTDDVPPQKSPHGISVDNSRRKKLLLGWQPPLVESCAGQPLGYNITWWKTWESVDEVGERQYAWIVGKNRTEFLIKRLSYATEYNIAVAACNDMGCGPFSVDVIATTKRRAKRKRCDTETCDSQQLTVTQRISTADCNLSSSDDSGAGTESKTDTPLQQLKRPKITTLNSEIVIHLGSPLKINCTLSDDDEGASLYWLQNNQTMNGTSLRVHFKEYTNHTHLVSELFIPNSLRDDAGTYRCIASTAYGQTDSMFNVKIQECPGVPTDFMATWATSTSIGLFWKQPFDGHSPITNYTIAHTAKECSVPGIWENFRTETKVVTIPNSNDSPMSYAIDNLQPNVNYDITIFATNSLGNSNVSYVMETTQDDRPNTPPHDVQVFVVGRGELHLKWQPPSRYSCVGKFLGYTATWFELSSSGTDHENSAKIERDATDFTLSQLKDDTRYNISLSVFNHVGHGPATSVIETTWRIERPGVPMNFMQTQSTSTSIEVAWKQPFDGHSPITYYTIVYTSKKCRVTGTWKDFRSQRKSVTIPNSNNSLMMYTIENLQSNVIYDLEIFATNSLGNSNVNYLEGTTQDDRPNTPPRNVQVSAVGRGQLRLEWQPPSKEACVGDFVAYTATWFELSSSVTDHGNSTKIGKDAMDFTLSKLKDDTRYNISLSVCNNIGDGPATSVIGTTWRIERPGVPMNFMQTQSTSTSIEVAWKQPFDGHSPITYYTIVYTSKKCRVTGTWKDFRSQRKSVTIPNSNNSLMMYTVENLQSNVIYDLEIFATNSLGNSNVNYLEGTTQDDRPNTPPRNVQVSAVGRGQLRLEWQPPSKEACVGDFVAYTATWFELSSSVTDHGNSTKIGKDAMDFTLSKLKDDTRYNISLSVCNNIGDGPATSVIGTTWRIDPPDAPTDLTITHITATAANLSFTPPLVGHIPIDNYTIQYVTSGCDTSRKTESKRKTFVLKNSNLIHLDELKPNAEYIFSIFATNSVGSSSFSRSVRKKTNAVAPEYPPRNISVESTVRGALYIRWEPPFPESCAGYHDGYNIMRSELSTSTSQVIQTKNITVEGKDTRYYTVSSLNDGTRYNISVAARNDIGIGPYSRGIIGTTQNGERPKITTPNSEIVIHLGSPLKINCTLNGDDEGATLYWLHNNQTMNGTSLRVQSKEYPNRTHLMSELSIPKSRRDHAGTYRCIASNAYGQSHSMFNVKIQERPGVPTNFMQTQSTSTSIEVSWKQPFDGHSPITSYTISYTSKKCSVSGTWKNFRSQKKSVIIPNSNDSLMIYTIKHLQSNVIYDLKIFATNSLGNSNVNHLEATTQDDRPNTPPRDVHVWAVGRGALRLKWQPPFKESCIGDFVAYNATWLELPYSESNYKNSARIENNATDFILSKLKDDTRYNISLSVFNNIGHGPPIFVIGNTSKPAQVPATSKVDSNNSSPPNQPDSHIPSHCEPKFTKPDPKPPFTKPLTNFPVGRVGGSVSADCIVDLTKIDICSIKEIAWYRWENHVRRQITEGYGNSGNRIELRYEVVDNTKYRRIVIANLALSDAGMYSCIVSTANNTYAVGNITLYVKDRQEHLYIYLNKADKGLTCGIHTGKSPGRKIDTIRWFTYNKYGASVNITTIADVRVKQVNEYQERLIINQFYHNDARQYCCLIIAQGEDQGIRNQVCEEVEATGPIQNRPNTRPAFIIAGNQPQPRKEGQSLELVCGVNLKMINVKRITGIQWYKWINSTSAYTQIENTPDCTAVDRLDLDPYREHKSTLIFRSLNILDSGHYKCDIMMHDHTDHSVGYDIKVEKGRSRYRQ is encoded by the exons ATGTTTTACCAATGTATCGTTTTGGTTGTTCTCATCACGG TGATGGAAATTGAAACACAGTGCAGCCCTGAGGGAACTTGCTCCTGCATTGATGTCGAAACAGCCGTGATAATGAGAAATAGATGTGATTGCTCACGACGTTGTGCCGTCAAGACACCTGAGCTATCGACCACACCTCCCCCATTACAACGAA AACCACCGGATGCCCCCATTGACCTCAGGGTAACCGATGTCACGTCAACAAGTGTAGATCTGTCATTCACGCCGGGTTTTGATGGCAATAGTCCAATTCAGTGCTACACCGTTCAATATACTGCCTTGGGATGCATTGACTTTCCGACCAGCGTATACAAGACCAGAAGATTTGTGCTAGACCATTCGAATGTCATACACCTCGACGGCCTCGAGCCAAACGTCGAATACATATTCCAGGTATTCGCCACAAATGGTATAGGCAGTAGTGATTCAAGTCCTAGTTTGAGGGAGAAGACTGACGATGTACCACCACAAAAATCACCACACGGCATTTCGGTTGACAATTCACGCCGAAAGAAATTGCTTCTCGGATGGCAGCCACCACTTGTGGAGTCCTGTGCTGGCCAACCCCTTGGATACAATATCACGTGGTGGAAAACATGGGAATCGGTGGATGAGGTTGGTGAGAGGCAGTATGCATGGATTGTAGGAAAGAATAGGACTGAGTTTCTGATAAAGAGACTGAGCTACGCTACAGAGTATAATATTGCTGTAGCAGCGTGCAACGACATGGGTTGTGGGCCATTCAGCGTTGATGTCATTGCTACTACTAAGAGACGAG CGAAAAGGAAGAGATGCGACACTGAAACATGTGACAGTCAACAACTCACTGTAACCCAGAGGATTTCCACTGCCGACTGTAATCTCTCTAGTAGTGATGACAGCGGGGCAGGAACAGAATCGAAGACCGACACTCCACTACAGCAGCTAA AGCGACCGAAGATCACTACTCTAAATTCAGAAATCGTAATACATCTCGGGAGTCCACTGAAGATCAACTGTACGTTaagtgatgatgatgaaggggcGTCATTATACTGGTTACAGAATAATCAGACTATGAATGGGACAAGTCTTCGTGTACATTTCAAAGAGTACACGAACCATACCCATTTAGTGTCTGAGTTGTTTATCCCGAACAGTCTTAGAGATGATGCAGGAACTTATCGGTGCATTGCTTCGACTGCCTACGGACAGACTGACTCTATGTTCAATGTTAAAATACAAG AATGTCCTGGTGTTCCCACCGATTTTATGGCAACATGGGCCACATCAACATCAATAGGACTATTTTGGAAGCAGCCTTTCGATGGCCACAGTCCAATCACAAATTACACCATTGCGCACACGGCCAAAGAGTGCAGTGTGCCCGGTATCTGGGAGAACTTCAGGACTGAAACGAAGGTCGTTACAATACCGAATTCAAATGATTCACCAATGAGTTATGCTATTGACAATCTTCAGCCAAATGTTAACTACGATATCACGATATTTGCAACAAATTCGTTGGGGAATAGTAATGTTAGTTATGTTATGGAGACGACTCAAGATGATCGACCCAACACGCCACCACACGATGTTCAGgtctttgtcgtaggccgtgGAGAGTTACACTTGAAATGGCAGCCACCATCTAGGTATTCCTGTGTTGGAAAATTCCTGGGATATACTGCTACCTGGTTTGAACTCTCATCATCTGGAACTGATCATGAAAATTCCGCTAAGATTGAGAGGGATGCCACGGATTTCACTTTGTCACAATTGAAAGACGACACACGATATAATATTTCTCTTTCTGTCTTCAATCACGTTGGTCATGGACCTGCTACTTCTGTCATTGAAACTACTTGGAGAATAG AACGTCCTGGTGTCCCCATGAATTTTATGCAAACACAGAGCACCTCCACATCAATAGAAGTAGCTTGGAAGCAGCCTTTCGATGGCCACAGTCCAATCACATACTACACCATCGTGTACACGTCCAAAAAGTGCAGAGTGACCGGTACCTGGAAGGATTTCAGGTCTCAAAGGAAGTCCGTTACAATACcgaattcaaataattcactTATGATGTATACTATTGAGAATCTTCAGTCGAATGTTATTTATGATCTCGAGATATTTGCAACGAATTCTTTAGGGAATagtaatgttaattatcttgaGGGAACGACTCAAGATGATCGACCCAACACGCCACCACGCAATGTTCAGGTTTCGGCCGTAGGCCGTGGACAGTTACGCTTGGAATGGCAGCCGCCATCTAAGGAAGCCTGTGTTGGAGATTTCGTGGCATATACTGCTACCTGGTTTGAACTCTCGTCATCTGTAACTGATCATGGGAATTCCACTAAGATTGGGAAGGATGCCATGGATTTCACTTTGTCAAAATTGAAAGACGACACACGATATAATATTTCTCTTTCAGTCTGCAACAACATTGGTGATGGACCTGCAACTTCTGTCATTGGAACTACTTGGAGAATAG AACGTCCTGGTGTCCCCATGAATTTTATGCAAACACAGAGCACCTCCACATCAATAGAAGTAGCTTGGAAGCAGCCTTTCGATGGCCACAGTCCAATCACATACTACACCATCGTGTACACGTCCAAAAAGTGCAGAGTGACCGGTACCTGGAAGGATTTCAGGTCTCAAAGGAAGTCCGTTACAATACcgaattcaaataattcactTATGATGTATACTGTTGAGAATCTTCAGTCGAATGTTATTTATGATCTCGAGATATTTGCAACGAATTCTTTAGGGAATagtaatgttaattatcttgaGGGAACGACTCAAGATGATCGACCCAACACGCCACCACGCAATGTTCAGGTTTCGGCCGTAGGCCGTGGACAGTTACGCTTGGAATGGCAGCCGCCATCTAAGGAAGCCTGTGTTGGAGATTTCGTGGCATATACTGCTACCTGGTTTGAACTCTCGTCATCTGTAACTGATCATGGGAATTCCACTAAGATTGGGAAGGATGCCATGGATTTCACTTTGTCAAAATTGAAAGACGACACACGATATAATATTTCTCTTTCAGTCTGCAACAACATTGGTGATGGACCTGCAACTTCTGTCATTGGAACTACTTGGAGAATAG atCCTCCTGACGCCCCAACCGATCTTACAATAACGCACATCACCGCAACAGCAGCTAATCTGTCATTCACGCCGCCTTTAGTTGGCCATATTCCGATTGACAACTACACCATTCAATATGTCACGTCCGGGTGTGACACCTCGAGGAAGACCGAATCGAAGAGGAAAACATTTgttctaaaaaattcaaatttgatCCATCTTGACGAGCTCAAACCAAATgctgaatatatattcagtATATTCGCCACGAATTCGGTAGGTAGCAGCAGTTTCAGTCGTTCTGTAAGGAAGAAGACTAACGCTGTGGCACCGGAATATCCACCGAGAAATATTAGCGTTGAATCTACGGTCCGTGGGGCGCTGTACATAAGATGGGAACCACCATTTCCGGAATCCTGTGCTGGCTATCATGACGGATATAATATTATGCGGTCAGAACTCTCAACATCGACCTCCCAAGTCATTCAGACAAAGAATATCACGGTTGAAGGAAAGGATACGAGGTATTACACCGTATCATCATTGAACGACGGCACGCGATATAACATTTCTGTAGCGGCGCGCAATGACATTGGTATCGGACCGTATAGCCGCGGTATTATCGGGACTACTCAGAATGGAG AGCGACCGAAGATCACTACTCCAAATTCAGAAATCGTAATACATCTCGGGAGTCCACTGAAGATCAACTGTACGTTAAATGGTGATGATGAAGGGGCGACATTATACTGGTTACACAATAATCAGACTATGAATGGGACCAGTCTTCGTGTGCAGTCCAAAGAGTACCCGAATCGTACCCATTTAATGTCTGAGTTGTCTATCCCGAAAAGTCGTAGAGATCATGCAGGAACTTATCGGTGCATTGCTTCGAATGCCTACGGACAGAGTCACTCTATGTTCAATGTTAAAATACAAG AACGTCCTGGTGTCCCCACAAATTTTATGCAAACACAGAGCACCTCCACATCAATAGAAGTATCTTGGAAGCAGCCGTTTGATGGCCATAGTCCAATCACAAGTTACACCATTTCGTACACGTCCAAAAAGTGCAGCGTGTCTGGTACCTGGAAGAACTTCAGGTCTCAAAAGAAGTCCGTTATAATACCGAATTCAAATGATTCACTTATGATTTATACTATTAAGCATCTTCAGTCCAATGTTATTTATGATCTCAAGATATTTGCAACGAATTCTTTGGGGAATAGTAATGTTAATCATCTTGAGGCAACGACTCAAGATGATCGACCCAACACGCCACCACGCGATGTTCATGTTTGGGCCGTAGGCCGTGGAGCGTTGCGCTTGAAATGGCAGCCACCATTTAAGGAATCCTGTATTGGAGATTTCGTGGCATATAATGCTACCTGGTTGGAACTTCCGTACTCTGAatctaattataaaaattccgcTAGGATTGAAAACAATGCCACGGATTTCATTTTGTCGAAATTGAAAGACGACACACGATATAATATTTCTCTTTCAGTTTTCAACAACATTGGTCATGGGCCCCCTATTTTTGTCATCGGAAATACTTCGAAACCAG CTCAAGTTCCTGCAACGTCAAAAGTCGATAGTAACAATTCATCTCCGCCGAATCAACCAGACAGTCATATTCCCTCACATTGTGAGCCGAAATTCACAAAACCGGACC CAAAGCCCCCGTTTACAAAACCTCTCACAAATTTTCCTGTAGGCCGGGTCGGGGGTAGTGTTTCTGCTGACTGCATTGTGGACCTCACTAAGATAGACATTTGTTCCATTAAAGAGATCGCATGGTATAGGTGGGAAAACCATGTACGGCGACAGATAACTGAA GGATATGGCAATAGTGGCAACCGAATCGAGTTGAGGTATGAGGTGGTAGACAATACTAAATATCGACGTATAGTGATTGCAAATCTGGCACTGTCAGATGCAGGAATGTATTCCTGTATCGTATCTACTGCGAATAACACGTATGCTGTGGGCAATATCACGCTATATGTGAAAG aCAGACAAGAACATCTATATATATACCTGAACAAGGCAGATAAAGGGTTAACTTGTGGCATACATACTGGCAAATCACCTGGCCGCAAAATAGATACCATCCGATGGTTCACATATAATAAGTATGGAGCGTCGGTAAACATCACGACCATTGCT gaTGTTCGGGTCAAACAAGTCAATGAATATCAGGAACGATTGATCATTAACCAGTTCTATCATAATGATGCACGGCAATATTGCTGTCTTATAATAGCCCAAGGTGAAGATCAAGGTATTCGTAACCAAGTTTGTGAAGAAGTAGAGGCAACTGGACCGATACAAAACC GTCCCAACACTCGGCCTGCTTTTATCATAGCAGGGAACCAACCTCAACCCCGAAAGGAAGGCCAATCATTGGAACTAGTTTGTGGTGTCAATCTCAAGATGATCAATGTGAAGAGAATAACCGGCATACAATGGTACAAGTGGATCAATAGCACCTCGGCATACACACAGATCGAGAATACTCCA gatTGCACAGCTGTCGATCGTCTGGATCTTGACCCCTATCGTGAACACAAAAGTACGTTGATCTTTAGGAGCCTGAACATCCTGGATAGTGGTCATTACAAATGTGACATTATGATGCACGACCATACAGATCATAGCGTAGGGTATGacataaaagttgaaaaaGGGCGAAGCAGGTATCGCCAATGA
- the LOC135165572 gene encoding 3-ketodihydrosphingosine reductase, with the protein MSAVLGICLVVFVLVLVILIAKQLLWRRQLRSVEGKHVVITGGSSGIGRSIALLAAKHGAHVTLIARNTKKLEATRNELVEVSKNREIQKHEILSLDITVGYNAVEKALSDVERTMGPIYMLVNCAGTAIPGKLEDTTPDNLKWMMDLNFMGTFYCIKSVVPKMKSAREGIIVLTSSQAALLGIFGYSGYCSTKFALRGLAESLAMELKPYNIFVTLSMPPDTDTPGFAVEELTKPVETKLISGSSGAVSPDTVASQLFEDALSGKFFSTSGIDGFMLTMLCSGMSPVSSFTQLVLEALLMGPFRLVGACYLASFDKIIKDYMKRRDQNKKSE; encoded by the exons ATGTCAGCAGTATTAGGAATTTGTTTAGTGGTTTTTGTACTTGTGCTGGTGATTTTGATTGCGAAACAGTTGTTGTGGAGGCGTCAATTGAGGAGTGTGGAGGGAAAACATGTTGTG ATCACTGGAGGCTCCAGTGGAATAGGAAGATCCATAGCCCTTCTAGCAGCAAAACATGGTGCTCATGTGACATTAATCGCTCGAAACACAAAGAAACTTGAGGCAACGAGGAATGAACTCGTCGAGGTTTCcaaaaatcgagaaattcaGAAACATGAAATTCTGTCATTGGATATAACTGTGGGCTACAATGCCGTCGAAAAGGCCTTGAGCGATGTAGAGAGAACAATGGGGCCTATTTATATGCTTGTGAATTGCGCGGGTACTGCCATTCCTGGTAAACTAGAGGACACAACTCCCGACAACTTGAAGTGGATGATGGATCTCAATTTCATGGGAACTTTCTATTGTATTAAAAGCGTTGTACCAAAGATGAAGAGCGCCAGGGAGGGAATCATTGTCCTAACTTCGTCACAAGCAGCATTACTTG gaatttttggaTACAGTGGTTACTGCAGCACGAAATTCGCCCTCCGAGGTCTTGCAGAGAGTCTAGCGATGGAATTGAAACCctacaatatttttgttaCCCTGTCAATGCCTCCTGACACTGACACTCCTGGTTTCGCGGTCGAGGAATTAACAAAACCTGTTGAGACGAAATTAATCTCAGGATCTTCGGGGGCAGTCAGTCCCGATACAGTAGCTAGTCAACTTTTTGAGGATGCTTTGTCTGGGAAATTCTTCTCTACAAGTGGAATCGACGGATTTATGCTGACTATGTTGTGCAGTGGAATGTCTCCAGTCTCATCATTCACACAATTGGTTCTCGAAGCACTGCTCATGGGCCCCTTCAGGCTCGTCGGCGCATGCTATTTGGCCTCTTTTGACAAGATTATCAAGGATTACATGAAACGTCgagatcaaaataaaaaatctgaatga
- the LOC135165573 gene encoding probable ribosome biogenesis protein RLP24 isoform X1, translating into MRIETCYFCSSRIYPGHGIQFVRNDCKIFKFCRSKCHAAFKKKKNPRKTKWTKAYRKTVGKELAVDPAFEFEKRRNIPVKYNRELWSKTVEAMKKVEGIRQKRSNTHIMQRLRKGRVLEQEKDVKEVERNLSLIRSPAAGLKERKKMEEAAQDDEKMEESDEEMEAEEIAIEN; encoded by the exons ATGAGGATTGAAACGTGTTATTTCTGTTCCTCCAGGATATATCCGGGACACGGAATCCAATTCGTCAGGAACGATTGCAAG ATATTCAAATTCTGCAGATCAAAGTGTCATGCAGCGttcaagaagaagaagaaccCAAGAAAGACCAAATGGACAAAAGCATACAGAAAAACCGTCGGCAAAGAATTGGCAGTGGATCCCGCTTTCGAGTTCGAGAAACGTAGAAATATTCCAGTTAAATACAACCGAGAGTTGTGGAGCAAGACGGTAGAGGCCATGAAGAAGGTCGAGGGCATAAGGCAGAAGCGATCCAACACTCATATCATGCAGAGATTGAGGAAGGGTCGTGTGCTGGAGCAGGAGAAGGACGTCAAGGAGGTGGAGAGAAATCTTTCTCTCATCAGATCACCAGCTGCTGGCTTGAAGGAGAGGAAGAAGATGGAGGAGGCAGCCCAGGATGACGAGAAGATGGAGGAGTCCGATGAGGAAATGGAGGCGGAGGAAATTGCCattgagaattaa